A region from the Cannabis sativa cultivar Pink pepper isolate KNU-18-1 chromosome 9, ASM2916894v1, whole genome shotgun sequence genome encodes:
- the LOC133031116 gene encoding ferritin-like catalase Nec2 produces the protein MDTPIVALTLVVLLFSKSVPVFGTIDILPISYNDVNRLEFSLNLEFLAAEFFLYGSLGYGLDRVDPQLAKGGPPPIGATRANLDNLTADIITQFGYQQVGNIRAIANTVRGFPRPLLNISSAVFARAIDIAFGRDLRPPFNPYRNSINFLIASYAMPSTALASYVEANPNLSRSTFKALVAGLLGVKAGQDGVIRALLYQRRDTRVEPYNITVGEFTNRISELRNTLGRGGVKEEGLINVTTSLGVGGIRVSTGNVLSANIDSLSYGRTPAEILRIVYGTGNERRPGAFFPNGANGRIATILSA, from the exons ATGGACACTCCAATTGTTGCTCTTACATTAGTAGTCCTCCTCTTTTCAAAATCTGTACCAGTGTTTGGTACCATTGATATTCTCCCAATTAGCTATAATGATGTGAATCGCTTGGAATTTTCTTTGAATCTTGAGTTTTTGGCAGCTGAATTCTTCTTGTACGGATCATTGGGTTATGGTTTGGACAGAGTTGATCCACAACTGGCCAAAGGTGGCCCACCTCCCATTGGTGCTACAAGGGCCAATTTGGATAATCTCACAGCAGATATCATTACACAATTCGGATATCAGCAAGTTGGAAACATCAG GGCTATTGCAAATACAGTGAGAGGGTTCCCAAGGCCACTATTGAATATAAGTTCAGCAGTATTTGCAAGAGCAATAGACATTGCATTTGGCAGAGACTTAAGACCACCCTTTAATCCTTACAGAAATAGCATTAATTTTCTTATAGCATCGTATGCTATGCCTTCTACAGCACTCGCTAGCTACGTTGAAGCAAACCCAAACCTCAGTAGATCTACTTTCAAAGCA CTTGTGGCAGGTCTTTTGGGTGTGAAAGCAGGGCAAGATGGTGTGATTAGAGCATTGTTGTACCAGCGTAGAGATACAAGAGTAGAGCCATATAATATAACAGTGGGGGAGTTCACAAATCGAATTTCTGAGCTAAGGAACACACTTGGACGAGGTGGTGTGAAAGAAGAAGGGCTTATAAACGTCACAACATCTTTAGGGGTTGGCGGAATTAGGGTTTCCACCGGAAATGTGTTGTCTGCAAACATTGACTCACTTTCGTATGGAAGGACGCCAGCTGAGATACTTCGAATTGTTTATGGAACTGGTAACGAACGTAGGCCTGGGGCCTTCTTTCCCAATGGAGCTAATGGTCGTATTGCTACCATCTTATCTGCCTAg
- the LOC115723055 gene encoding ferritin-like catalase Nec2 translates to MDTPIVALTLVVLLFSKSVPVFGTIDILPISYNDVNRLEFSLNLEFLAAEFFLYGSLGYGLDRVDPQLAKGGPPPIGATRANLDNLTADIITQFGYQQVGNIRAIANTVRGFPRPLLDISSAVFARTIDIAFGRDIRPPFNPYENSINFLIASYYMPYTVLTGYVEANPNLSGSTFKALVAGLLGVKAGQDGVIRALLYQRRDTRVEPYNITVGEFTNRISELRNTLGRGGVKEEGLINVTTSLGVGGIRVSTGNVLSANIDSLSYGRTPAEILRIVYGTGNERRPGAFFPNGANGRIATILSA, encoded by the exons ATGGACACTCCAATTGTTGCTCTTACATTAGTAGTCCTCCTCTTTTCAAAATCTGTACCAGTGTTTGGTACCATTGATATTCTCCCAATTAGCTATAATGATGTGAATCGCTTGGAATTTTCTTTGAATCTTGAGTTTTTGGCAGCTGAATTCTTCTTGTACGGATCATTGGGTTATGGTTTGGACAGAGTTGATCCACAACTGGCCAAAGGTGGCCCACCTCCCATTGGTGCTACAAGGGCCAATTTGGATAATCTCACAGCAGATATCATTACACAATTCGGATATCAGCAAGTTGGAAACATCAG AGCTATTGCAAATACAGTGAGAGGGTTCCCAAGGCCACTATTGGATATAAGTTCAGCAGTATTTGCACGAACCATAGACATTGCATTTGGGAGAGACATAAGACCACCCTTTAATCCTTACGAAAATAGCATTAATTTTCTTATAGCATCATATTATATGCCTTATACAGTACTCACTGGCTACGTTGAAGCAAACCCAAACCTCAGTGGATCTACTTTCAAAGCA CTTGTGGCAGGTCTTTTGGGTGTGAAAGCAGGGCAAGATGGTGTGATTAGAGCATTGTTGTACCAGCGTAGAGATACAAGAGTAGAGCCATATAATATAACAGTGGGGGAGTTCACAAATCGAATTTCTGAGCTAAGGAACACACTTGGACGAGGTGGTGTGAAAGAAGAAGGGCTTATAAACGTTACAACATCTTTAGGGGTTGGCGGAATTAGGGTTTCCACCGGAAATGTGTTATCTGCAAACATTGACTCACTTTCGTATGGAAGGACGCCAGCTGAGATACTTCGAATTGTTTATGGAACTGGTAACGAACGTAGGCCTGGGGCCTTCTTTCCCAATGGAGCTAATGGTCGTATTGCTACCATCTTATCTGCCTAg